In Cryptomeria japonica chromosome 10, Sugi_1.0, whole genome shotgun sequence, a genomic segment contains:
- the LOC131046628 gene encoding non-specific lipid-transfer protein 1, whose amino-acid sequence MERKYAWRLVYSCVISLAGVVMIVNGANEITCSTVSSDVIPCLSYVAGTAGQPSEGCCDGVRSLNAAAETTANRQTACGCIKSLAGFFRQFDWNKAAELSGICGVNLGFSINAAVNCSVID is encoded by the exons ATGGAGAGAAAATATGCATGGAGATTAGTTTACTCATGTGTTATATCTCTTGCTGGCGTAGTGATGATAGTGAATGGTGCAAATGAAATAACATGTTCAACAGTGAGCTCTGATGTGATTCCTTGTCTGTCATATGTAGCAGGCACCGCAGGGCAGCCGTCAGAAGGGTGTTGTGACGGCGTCAGAAGTCTTAATGCCGCCGCCGAAACAACGGCAAACAGGCAAACTGCCTGTGGGTGCATTAAATCCTTAGCGGGTTTTTTCCGCCAGTTTGATTGGAACAAGGCTGCCGAGCTTTCGGGTATTTGTGGTGTTAACTTGGGCTTTTCCATTAATGCTGCGGTGAACTGCTCAGT GATCGACTGA